The Salvelinus alpinus chromosome 10, SLU_Salpinus.1, whole genome shotgun sequence genome includes the window ctttcgataacaaCTCAgtgtgaaagggaaaaatgtcatgctcttaTCCAATGGAAACTTCATAAAATAGACCTACCTGATTACTTATTATCCattgcgcaaatagcctacagctgtgtctgtcctgagctcactggcacttatacaatgttgcaagtttgctagtgTGAGCTGGGCCAGACCCAAGTTAATAGttaatacaatgtttcaagttcgttgcagacaggacatgggtagccaatgtgatttataagatttttattttatcaggatattttctacctgcaggctgcaatgtttttatttgttggctttatgtaggctatttttacatagttgcaatggcaatagaagttgcATTTTAAGTTTGTATAATTTGtatttagatttggatagaattttgattaaccacatgacaatgattttgagatacgaagATGTTATTctaaattaaactgttccatgaaaaagtacatttgaaaACCACAACTAGCACGCAAATCAGTAGAAAttgtaagataaattggcattgCTCATGAGAAAGGTTGTGGACTCCTTGTATTACCAGCAACTTCAGGAGGATGGTTGGGTCAGGTTAAggttttttcttctggttatcttgatctctggctccctcttgagtcatctgcgtcttatttcatcaaacagtgagcttaaagcatcagacaagctcaatgcatatagttGACTTTATTAAAACAAGTAGAGTGTGTCTATATggaaaaataagtttaaaaattcCGATCACTCAATTTTTTtcgtgttttttcccccctcgaTATATAGACACCCTatttgttttaataaaatcaactatattcaGAACGGACGACTTTCGGTCAACCAATATAAATGTTTTTATCGGGACAGCCCTAGTGTGTGGATTTATTCTATTTGCTTTAAACAAATTGCAAGGCATAGGGCCTAGTCTTTGGATGTGGGAATACTACGTAGAACAAAGTCTCTAATTTCTCCCCTTTTCAACCTCACCTCTTCCTGCTTATGACTGCTGTCCTTCCTGTCAGCTCCAATGGAAACTCTCTCTGAATCAAAGACTAGCCTACACAGAGCGGAAGAATGTTGTGTACACTGAAAAATACATTAGTCAGATTTCCAACACAAAAACTCAGCCCCTGTGACACATTCACCTGACCTCAGGAAGGCTAGATGTTATCCCAGACTGAGATAATGGGAGTGTGTACCAGATATGCATTTTACTAAAGATACCAATCTTTGTTTTATGATTTAGGCTATATCCTCAAAGTCCAGAAACGGTTTTGACTGAATAGGGCCCCTGCTTGCCAATTCTCTCCCTGCTGTTGTTCAGGAGGATCTCCTGAATGACATCTGGCCTAgttagagcacacacacactttccattGTTCTGATTACAGCGTGTTATCACATAGTCTACTTCCAGTGGCCTTCATTTGACTGACAAAGAGGTCACAGCCTCCTCAGCCAAAACCCCTGACAAGAGATCGGTGAGAGGAGCAGAGATGACTAGACATGTTTGTGCCATATCACTTTCACTTATTGGCTAGCTAAGTGGTCATGAAGGAAAGAAGACAAGGAAAGGAAGGAGTAAAATAAACACTCTTAGGACCTCTGCCTGTGTGCATCTGTCCTTGGCTAAGCTCTGAGATTCTGGCCCAGTTAGGACAGAATCTCAGTTTTTCCAAGCTTCCTGTATTCTGGTCTTGTTATGGGGGAAAATCTAGTAATGTTCTTGCTGATGGAACTGTTCCAACCCCTATGGAATCAGGCAGGGGATGGAAGGGAACCATTTCAATGTGTGTGATGAGGGTGTGAGTGGTGGATTGGAACTACACAACTAGGAGCCTAAGACTCATCTTTAGAAAGACGCCAATTCTTTGGAGGAGTGGAATGTAATACTATCTTTGGATTGAACATGAGTAAGTAcgtatgtgtacacacacacacacacacacacacacacacacacacacaggtttaagTTGTTTAGTAGGGAACCATTGTAATGTATTGCAAACTCGCTTTGGTTGAATGCTTTGATCCACCATAACACACATCCTTACCTTCAGAGTTTGGTCATTGAAAACATCTTCAGTTACTTTGCATGCGATAAGGGCGTTGGGTAGGTCGGTAAACTGCACATTGACCGTTGCCTCAGCACCATCGCTCTTCTCTGATTTCTGCATCTTGCGGACCGTACTTGTTCTAGTCGCGCCAGGTTAGTTGTTTCAACTTGCAGTTCGGACCTAGCAGTCACTGTAGCTAAATATACTGTGGACCTACGTTAGCTTTCAGCTAGCTAGCAGAAGCGCTTAGCTACTATCTCATCGCAAGCTCCTTAGATTCGTCATTAATTAATGAGCAAAAGTTCAATAACTAATGTAGCTATGTTGTTTTATGGCGAAATATTTCTCAGTAAATTACATTCAAAATGCATATTACACTAAAAACTGAAAGTACTGGTATAGAGCTGGTGGCCCATGGAATAAAGGATATGACGTCAAGGGGACGAAAAACAGCTGATGCGATTTTCCGGTTTAGAACTGTCGCAACGCAGCTTCACTGATCACTGCAATTCGGGATTGTCCAAGAGATTACATGATAACGAGTTTGACTCATGCAGTCTGTTTTAGATCAGTGATGTCTACGCAGCGCTTTACCCCATTGCAAATTACTGGAACGCTCTGAAGGTGATGGCACATTAGCTGTCACTGTCAGTGTTGAGTTTTAGGACACTGTCATTTTGCCCTGAACTGTTCGTTGCAAATGCCATACTTATGTCTACTGAAGTGAAGTCTATTTATTTATATGTAATATGTAAATGACCTGCTATTTTATCATATTTAATACCATTATAGACAAAGCAATACTGCCCTCTAACGTTGAAAAACGTAAGGCCTACAGTCAGTAGTGATGATTTGACTCTTCTTTATTTGAAGAGTATGATGGAAGCATCATCAATATGTTTAGATCGAAGAATGGAATTAAAAAGATAAATAATTACTAAGGTTATTCATCCTTTTGTACCAGAATTCTCTTGTGTGAATAATTACATTTGGTCAACAATGCAATCCTTTACCTCCCAATGCCTCTGCCTGTAGGTCTACCTCTGACTGTCAGACAGTGGTTTTATAGGTCTACTCTGCCTAAAGCCTGAAAGAGGATAAGGGATTGTACTAGGACAACTGTGGTTTACTGAAAAGCTAACTCAGGGCATCCTCACTGACCTCAGCAGAGGCTTAGCCTATGAGTTATGTTAGGAGAACTTGAAAACTGAAAAGGGGTCAGAGGGAGGGTTAAAGATGGTTTGGGGTTGAGGAAAGTGTGGCTAGGCATGGTTGTGGGGTATAGGCTCTggtgctgggctgggctggggggATATAGGCTCTGGGCGGATTTAAATGAGGCAGGCTGGTCATGTGGGGATCAACTTCTGAAACTCAGCCTAATCCtttggagaaggagggagagggagagagagagacagagagagagagagaggaagagattgtACTTTGACCAACTGTACACAGGCACTAATTACAGATTGGAGCCCCAGGCAGCGACAACTAGAAGCTGTGCGTGCGTCTGTGGAACCTACAAACACACACTTATCCAACTTTCTCAAACTTGGCTTGAACTCCTGGACACATACTCGTTGGAACCTTGAACACACTCCTTCCCAGTGTGTGTTGGTCTTCCAGTAACCATGGCTCAGTCTGAAGCTAGTGGCCTCAGCCCGGACCTCTCCAATGGAGCCATCATCCACAGCCCTATAGGAACCTGTACCAAcccggacagacagagacaacgagatgaagaggaggaggaggaggaggatatagaACTAGCCGAGGAGGTGTTAGAACTGGGGGAGGAGGTGGGCGAGGACATGGAGTACATTGGGATGGCAGGTGCAGCTGATCATTTCGAAGTGACGATGCAAGCTAGCGAGAgcggaggaaaggagggagaggagagggagagggggattgaAGAGGAGGTTGGTTtacaggaaaagagagagggagataaaggggAGGGGGAGCTGACTGTGCCAGTTGTTGTAATTGAAGAGGAGCAGGAGAAATCTGTAGAGGCTGTTGAAGAAGAGAAGTTTgctgagagagaggagtcagcaggggcggacaaagagagagaaatagaggagagagaacctcCTCTCCGCCCACCACCCCGTAGTTTACCTGAAACTGAGTCCATTAATGATGAGGTAGAGAGGAAAGCCTTGGAGACATCTCCAGAGGCAGAAAAGGCACAAATCATTTTGTCTGTTGatgagacagagaagacagaggacAATGTCGGTTTGATGACAACAGAACCACCAGTCCCGTCTACTAAGGATGAGGTGGATAGTAAAGAAGAGCTGTGTACAGAGAGTCGAAAGCCAGAAACCACATCCACTACAGATGAGTTAACGAAGGACGCAGAGATGCCCATCAGCCAGGTGACTAATGATGATGGCATGGCGAGAGTGAGTGATGAAAGCGGGAGTCAAGTGACTGAGGACTGTCAAACTGTGTCCACTAGTGATGAGGTCAGAGAGACACGGcaggagggaggacaggaagaggagcctAAACATCAGCCAGCCAATGACAATGAAGGAGAGAGCGAGGAAAGTAACAATAAATTGGCAAAAAATCGACAGGTTTCacaagaagagagggatgagaaccAGCAGGGAAGTGAGAAGAGTACAGAGAAAAAAGAGGAGGAGGTTAAAAGCCCTGTTAcagaggaacagggagagacaACTAAAGCAGTTTTAGAGAAAAAAGAGGAGGGGCATCAAGCGACAGAGCACCAGCCCCCGTTGTTCGTTACCAAGGAGTTCATAGAGCTTGGAGTCATCAAGAGTCAGGCAACCACGGCTCAACAGCCACAGGATGTTGTCACTCCACCTGttgaggtagagggagggagcaaGAGCAAGGCACAGCCACTGATACAGCCCAATGAGAGTCAGGAGGGTGAGAACAGCTCTAAAGAGGAGGGAGGTttacaacagacagaacagcagcTACAGGTGGAAAAGGGTGACAGTGATAGGGCAGTGAAGGGAGGTGGTGGGGAGAGGGAAGAGCCGCAACAGGTTGGGGATAATGCGGTGGTGGGGATGGACACAGAAGGCAGCAAAGTAGAGGAGGAGCAAAAGAAGGAGGATAATGTAGACatagcagaggaagagagaagaggtggCGGTATGGAGGAACAGACGGAAAAGGCTTTGGAGCCTGATAATGCTGCcagagaagagggggaagagaaagaAGACAAAGTTGCAGCTCAGCCACAGGTACAGATACTCAAGGGTTCAGCAGGAGCTACACAGGAGGACGATGACAAGGATTTAGAGCATGTCGAGGAGGCTTTCGAGCTTGAggatggaggagacatggagaaagAACAGCCAGGAGAGGTCATTCTGGATGAGCCCGGAGCTGCAGAGGTGGGAGGTGCTGAAGAGATGGATAATCCGGTCCCGGTCTCAGAGATAGGGACGGGAGGAGCTGAGGGAGGGGTTGAGTTGGAGGAACAGCCAGTGACAAACATTGACGATAAACGAGACTCACAATCAGAGGGAGCGATTGAGATGGCGGAAGAGCCAGAAGATCTCATTGAGGATGAGTCTAAATCTGCATTAGAGGGAGGCAGCAAGAGAGTAGAACAGCCAGTGCCTGCCACTAAGGATGAGCCAGTAAAGTTTGGGAAGGAATACACAGcgaaggaaagaaggaaagagaagaAAGAAGAGGTGGAGCTAGGGGTCAAAGGTCGCAAAGCCAGGATAGAGAATGGGTTCCCTGGAACAGAGGAGGTGAAACGACAACTGCTGAATGAGATGCTGCTATCTCCCACAAGGCTGAGACAAGGAGAAATGAAAGAGGAGGCGACAGTAAAAAGAGATAGGGTGACACCCCGCAGAGGGAGCAACGACTGGATCAAGAAGGAGGCTCCAGAAGAGGTGCAGACCCGCAGAGGGAGCAACGACTGGAACAAGAAGGAGGCTCCAGAAGAGGTGCAGACCCGCAGAGGGAGCAATGACTGGAACAAGAAGGCGGCCCCAGAGGAGGCACAGACCCGCAGAGGGAGCAACGACTGGAACAAGAAGGCGGCCCCAGAGGAGGCGCAGACCCGCAGAGGGAGCTACGACTGGAACAAGAAGGCGGCCCTAGAGGAGGCGCAGACCCGCAGAGGGAGCAACGACTGGAACAAGAAGGCGGCCCCAGAGGAGGCGCAGACCCGCAGAGGGAGCAACGACTGGAACAAGAAGGCGGCCCCAGAGGAGGCGCAGACCCGCAGAGGGAGCAACGACTGGAACAAGAAGGCGGCCCCAGAGGAGGCGCAGACCCGCAGAGGGAGCATTGACTGGAACAAGAAGGCGGCCCCAGAGGAGGCGCAGACCCGCAGAGGGAGCAACGACTGGAACAAGAAGGCGGCCCTAGAGGAGGCGCAGACCCGCAGAGGGAGCAATGACTGGAACAAGAAGGCGGCCCCAGAGGAGGCGCAGACCCGCAGAGGGAGCAACGACTGGAACAAGAAGGCAGCCCCAGAGGAGGCGCAGACCCGCAGAGGGAGCAACGACTGGAACAAGAAGGCGGCCCCAGAGGAGGCGCAGACCCGCAGAGGGAGCAACGACTGGAACAAGAAAGCGGTCACAGAGGAGGCGCAGACCCGCAGAGGGAGCAATGACTGGAACAAGAAAGCGGCCACAGAGGAGGTGCAGACCCGCAGAGGGAGCAACGACTGGAACAAGAAGGCGGCCCCAGAGGAGGCGCAGACCCGCAGAGGGAGCAACAACTGGAACAAGAAAGCGGCCCCAGAGGAGGTGCAGACCTGCAGAAGGAGCGATGACTGGATCAAGAAGGCCCCAGAGGAGGTGCAGACCTGCAGAAGGAGCGATGACTGGATCAAGAAGGCCCCAGAGGAGGCACAGACCCCCGAGAGGAGGGAGGACTGGATTAAGAAGTTGTCTCCAGAGGAGGCGCAGACCCGCAGAAGGAGCGACGACTGGATCAAGAAGGAGGCCCCAGAGGAGGCGCACACCCCTGAGCGGAAGGAGGACGGGATTAAGAAGTTGTCCCCAGAGGAAGCGCAGACCCCCGGGAGGAGGGAGGACTGGATAAAGGAGCTGAAGTCGGTGCTCAAAGAGGAGGTACTTTCCccgaagaggagagaggagcaggtgaagaaaaagaagaagaaggtgGTGGTCATGGACGAGGTGCCCACGTTTATGCACCAGAGGACAGAGGTGAAGATAGAGgtgaagaaagagaaggaggcgCAGGGGGAGGAGAAGACGCCAAAGAAGTCTGTGAGGCTGCAGAGCCCAACTCCTCACGGGGAAGACAGCGACAGTCCGGACCCCCAGGAGTACGAGATCTCCCTCTATGTCAAGGTACAGTAGCACCAAGGGTTAATTATGGGTTGCAGATAGACATGTGATGAATAAAGCTGACACAATTCCCTTTTTTAGACGACAAGCAATCACATGTGTTCTATCTACAATAGAACTGTGTAGTGCACAGTGTATTTATATCTGAAAGTTCTGTTATGTTGCATCTTCCTGAACAGACCCCAGTGCTCCCTGGTCCTGTAGAGCTACAGGCTGTATCGATCAGCTGATTacctgaatcaggtgtgttaccctGCACATCCTGTGGGTGCTCAGGACCAGGACTGAAGAACACTGAGGGGTGTGGTCTAAGATGTGCAGATCTCTCTGCCATTGTCTCCGTGTATTGGCAACTCCACTTGTGGCAGGATATAGTTTAGCATGTGTTTAAAGTCAAGTGTAGCTTCTATTCAGGTAACGGCTACAAGATGTATCTGTACACATGTCACAACCCACCCCTTctcttccttctttctctctctctatctgcctccctctctcatctggTAATC containing:
- the LOC139532441 gene encoding trichohyalin isoform X1 encodes the protein MAQSEASGLSPDLSNGAIIHSPIGTCTNPDRQRQRDEEEEEEEDIELAEEVLELGEEVGEDMEYIGMAGAADHFEVTMQASESGGKEGEERERGIEEEVGLQEKREGDKGEGELTVPVVVIEEEQEKSVEAVEEEKFAEREESAGADKEREIEEREPPLRPPPRSLPETESINDEVERKALETSPEAEKAQIILSVDETEKTEDNVGLMTTEPPVPSTKDEVDSKEELCTESRKPETTSTTDELTKDAEMPISQVTNDDGMARVSDESGSQVTEDCQTVSTSDEVRETRQEGGQEEEPKHQPANDNEGESEESNNKLAKNRQVSQEERDENQQGSEKSTEKKEEEVKSPVTEEQGETTKAVLEKKEEGHQATEHQPPLFVTKEFIELGVIKSQATTAQQPQDVVTPPVEVEGGSKSKAQPLIQPNESQEGENSSKEEGGLQQTEQQLQVEKGDSDRAVKGGGGEREEPQQVGDNAVVGMDTEGSKVEEEQKKEDNVDIAEEERRGGGMEEQTEKALEPDNAAREEGEEKEDKVAAQPQVQILKGSAGATQEDDDKDLEHVEEAFELEDGGDMEKEQPGEVILDEPGAAEVGGAEEMDNPVPVSEIGTGGAEGGVELEEQPVTNIDDKRDSQSEGAIEMAEEPEDLIEDESKSALEGGSKRVEQPVPATKDEPVKFGKEYTAKERRKEKKEEVELGVKGRKARIENGFPGTEEVKRQLLNEMLLSPTRLRQGEMKEEATVKRDRVTPRRGSNDWIKKEAPEEVQTRRGSNDWNKKEAPEEVQTRRGSNDWNKKAAPEEAQTRRGSNDWNKKAAPEEAQTRRGSYDWNKKAALEEAQTRRGSNDWNKKAAPEEAQTRRGSNDWNKKAAPEEAQTRRGSNDWNKKAAPEEAQTRRGSIDWNKKAAPEEAQTRRGSNDWNKKAALEEAQTRRGSNDWNKKAAPEEAQTRRGSNDWNKKAAPEEAQTRRGSNDWNKKAAPEEAQTRRGSNDWNKKAVTEEAQTRRGSNDWNKKAATEEVQTRRGSNDWNKKAAPEEAQTRRGSNNWNKKAAPEEVQTCRRSDDWIKKAPEEVQTCRRSDDWIKKAPEEAQTPERREDWIKKLSPEEAQTRRRSDDWIKKEAPEEAHTPERKEDGIKKLSPEEAQTPGRREDWIKELKSVLKEEVLSPKRREEQVKKKKKKVVVMDEVPTFMHQRTEVKIEVKKEKEAQGEEKTPKKSVRLQSPTPHGEDSDSPDPQEYEISLYVKAGSDGESIGNCPFSQRLFMILWLKGVIFNVTTVDLKRKPADLQDLAPGTNPPFVTFNGEVKVDVNKIEEFLEEKLTPPRYPKLATKHPESNTAGIDVFSKFSAYIKNPRKDTNDGLEKALLKSLRRLDEFLRTPLPEEIDANSTEDPQESTRCFLDGPDLTLADCNLLPKLHIIKVVARKYRGFEIPAEMVGVWRYLNHAYKREEFTNTCPVEREIEFAYIDVAKRIK